The Amycolatopsis solani genome has a window encoding:
- a CDS encoding TlyA family RNA methyltransferase — MPKRARLDAELVRRGLARSREQASALITGGKVTVRGMVASKPATGVENDAPIVVKDEDDAGWASRGAHKLLGALEAFTELSVEGKRCLDAGASTGGFTDVLLRNGAATVIAADVGRGLLDWRIRTDERVVVMDRTNVRNLSPDDLGGQVDVVVGDLSFISLKLVLPALAACAREGADLVPMVKPQFEVGKDRLGSGGVVRDPELRAESVLTVIGEAAKLGLALRGVTASPLPGPSGNVEYFVWLKKEHVAGSTVDAVDRSEAERLVRTAVEEGPA; from the coding sequence GTGCCCAAGCGGGCCCGCCTCGACGCGGAACTGGTTCGGCGCGGCCTCGCCCGGTCGCGCGAACAGGCGTCGGCCCTGATCACCGGCGGCAAGGTCACCGTGCGCGGCATGGTGGCCTCGAAGCCCGCCACCGGTGTCGAGAACGACGCACCGATCGTCGTGAAGGACGAGGACGACGCCGGCTGGGCCTCCCGCGGCGCGCACAAGCTGCTGGGCGCCCTCGAGGCGTTCACGGAGCTGAGCGTCGAGGGCAAGCGCTGCCTCGACGCCGGTGCGTCCACCGGTGGCTTCACCGACGTCCTGCTGCGCAACGGCGCCGCGACCGTGATCGCCGCCGACGTGGGCCGCGGCCTGCTCGACTGGCGGATCCGCACCGATGAACGTGTAGTGGTCATGGACCGCACCAATGTTCGCAACCTCTCTCCCGACGACCTCGGCGGCCAGGTCGACGTCGTCGTCGGTGACCTCTCGTTCATCTCCCTCAAGCTCGTGCTGCCCGCGCTCGCCGCCTGCGCGCGCGAAGGCGCCGACCTGGTGCCGATGGTCAAGCCGCAGTTCGAAGTGGGCAAGGACCGGCTCGGCAGCGGTGGCGTCGTCCGCGACCCGGAACTGCGCGCCGAATCCGTGCTCACCGTCATCGGCGAGGCCGCGAAGCTCGGGCTCGCCCTGCGCGGGGTGACCGCGAGCCCGCTGCCGGGGCCGTCCGGGAACGTCGAGTACTTCGTGTGGCTGAAGAAAGAACACGTGGCCGGGTCCACTGTGGACGCGGTAGACAGGTCTGAGGCCGAGCGGCTCGTCCGAACCGCCGTCGAGGAAGGGCCCGCATGA